A single window of Corvus hawaiiensis isolate bCorHaw1 chromosome 22, bCorHaw1.pri.cur, whole genome shotgun sequence DNA harbors:
- the LOC125337170 gene encoding EF-hand domain-containing protein D2-like isoform X5, whose protein sequence is MKPTGWQKRRLCCERLWRGHSSSWSRRRGCDERPSGARYDAGKDGFIDLMELKLMMEKLGAPQTHLGLKNMIKEVDEDLDSKLSFREFLLIFRKAAAGELQEDSGLHALARLSEIDVSTEGVKGAKNFFEAKAQAINEASRFEEEIKAEQEEKKKQAEELKQRKAAFKELQSTFTQ, encoded by the exons ATGAAGCCCACAGGgtggcagaagagaaggctctgctGCGAGAGGCTCTGGAgaggacacagctccagctggagcaggagaagaggCTGCGACGAGCGGCCAAGCGGCGCAAG GTACGACGCAGGGAAAGATGGCTTCATTGACCTGATGGAGCTGAAGCTGATGATGGAGAAGCTGGGGGCTCCACAGACACACCTGGGACTGAAGAACATGATTAAGGAGGTGGATGAAGACCTGGACAGCAAGCTCAGCTTTCGAGAG TTCCTGCTGATTTTCCGGAAGGCAGCAGCGGGtgagctgcaggaggacagTGGGCTGCACGCCCTGGCCCGGCTCTCCGAGATCGATGTCTCCACAGAGGGAGTGAAAGGTGCCAAGAACTTCTTTGAGGCCAAG GCACAAGCCATCAACGAAGCCAGCAGGTTTGAGGAGGAGAtcaaggcagagcaggaggagaagaagaagcaggcagaggagctgaaGCAGAGGAAGGCGGCCTTCAAGGAGCTGCAGTCCACCTTCACGCAGTGA
- the LOC125337170 gene encoding EF-hand domain-containing protein D2-like isoform X6, with product MRGSSQGQTGQPGASRGALAALCGRRGDSGTPESAEMWYDAGKDGFIDLMELKLMMEKLGAPQTHLGLKNMIKEVDEDLDSKLSFREFLLIFRKAAAGELQEDSGLHALARLSEIDVSTEGVKGAKNFFEAKAQAINEASRFEEEIKAEQEEKKKQAEELKQRKAAFKELQSTFTQ from the exons ATGCGCGGGAGTAGCCAGGGGCAAACGGGACAGCCCGGAGCATCCCGCGGCGCGCTGGCTGCTTTGTGCGGGAGGCGTGGAGACAGTGGGACTCCGGAAAGCGCGGAGATGTG GTACGACGCAGGGAAAGATGGCTTCATTGACCTGATGGAGCTGAAGCTGATGATGGAGAAGCTGGGGGCTCCACAGACACACCTGGGACTGAAGAACATGATTAAGGAGGTGGATGAAGACCTGGACAGCAAGCTCAGCTTTCGAGAG TTCCTGCTGATTTTCCGGAAGGCAGCAGCGGGtgagctgcaggaggacagTGGGCTGCACGCCCTGGCCCGGCTCTCCGAGATCGATGTCTCCACAGAGGGAGTGAAAGGTGCCAAGAACTTCTTTGAGGCCAAG GCACAAGCCATCAACGAAGCCAGCAGGTTTGAGGAGGAGAtcaaggcagagcaggaggagaagaagaagcaggcagaggagctgaaGCAGAGGAAGGCGGCCTTCAAGGAGCTGCAGTCCACCTTCACGCAGTGA
- the LOC125337087 gene encoding chymotrypsin-C-like isoform X1, protein MASWVGGCPPALRQEGPCPFPEQGQVSPPCPSTVPAHNGQMWPFPGGTLSAIRWGNEELRSPCGPSVGQSPHVSGRRGHSKVPGSPDTIRGVSSPTAAPLVSTTMLGAVCLVVLLGYAYGCGQPAVPPQLGARVVGGEDAVAHSWPWQISLQYSRSGSWYHTCGGTLIAPQWVLTAAHCISSSMTYRVVLGKQDLSEDDEPGSVAVGVEKMIVHEKWNSFLIINDIALIKLAEEVQESDTIRAACLPDAGKILPNNYPCYVTGWGRIRTNGPLADVLQQALLPVVDYETCSQRDWWGSNVRTTMVCAGGDGVVSGCNGDSGGPLNCQRDDGIWEVEGIVSFGSGLSCNMIRKPTVFTRVSAYIDWINEVGAPSSAPTQGLFLPH, encoded by the exons ATGGCATCGTGGGTGGGGGGCTGCCCACCAGCTCTGCGCCAGGAGGGACCTTGCCCATTTCCAGAGCAGGGCCAGGTGTCCCCGCCATGTCCCAGCACGGTGCCAGCACACAACGGGCAGATGTGGCCGTTCCCAGGTGGGACGCTGAGTGCGATAAGATGGGGCAATGAGGAGCTGAGGAGCCCCTGTGGCCCCAGCGTGGGACAGTCCCCACATGTCAGTGGCAGGCGGGGCCACTCCAAGGTCCCTGGCAGTCCGGACACCATAAGAGGGGTGAGCAGCCCCACCGCAGCACCTTTGGTCAGCACAACCATGCTGGGAGCCGTCTGTCTCGTCGTGCTGCTGGGCTACG CCTACGGATGCGGCCAGCCGGCCGTGCCGCCACAGCTGGGCGCCCGCGTGGTGGGCGGTGAAGACGCCGTAGCCCACAGCTGGCCATGGCAG ATCTCGCTGCAGTACAGCCGCTCTGGGTCTTGGTACCACACTTGTGGCGGGACCCTGATTGCCCCTCAGTGGGTGCTGACGGCTGCCCACTGCATCAG CTCTTCCATGACCTACCGTGTGGTGCTGGGCAAGCAGGACCTGAGTGAGGATGACGAGCCCGGTTCTGTGGCCGTGGGTGTGGAGAAGATGATCGTCCATGAGAAATGGAACTCCTTCCTCATCAT CAACGACATTGCCCTGATCAAGCTGGCAGAGGAGGTGCAGGAGAGTGACACCATCCGTGCCGCCTGCCTGCCGGACGCTGGCAAGATCCTGCCCAACAACTACCCCTGCTACGTCACCGGCTGGGGACGCATCAGGA CCAACGGGCCCCTGGCTGACGTCCtgcagcaggctctgctgcccGTGGTGGACTATGAGACCTGCTCCCAGAGGGACTGGTGGGGCAGCAACGTGCGCACCACCATGGTGTGCGCCGGCGGTGACGGCGTCGTCTCTGGATGCAAC GGCGATTCCGGCGGCCCCCTGAACTGCCAGCGCGACGATGGCATCTGGGAGGTGGAGGGCATCGTCAGCTTCGGCTCCGGCCTGAGCTGCAACATGATCAGGAAGCCGACGGTCTTCACCCGGGTGTCCGCCTACATCGACTGGATCAACGAGGTGGGTGCCCCTTCCTCTGCCCCCACACAGGGGCTGTTCTTGCCCCACTGA
- the LOC125337087 gene encoding chymotrypsin-C-like isoform X2: MASWVGGCPPALRQEGPCPFPEQGQVSPPCPSTVPAHNGQMWPFPGGTLSAIRWGNEELRSPCGPSVGQSPHVSGRRGHSKVPGSPDTIRGVSSPTAAPLVSTTMLGAVCLVVLLGYAYGCGQPAVPPQLGARVVGGEDAVAHSWPWQISLQYSRSGSWYHTCGGTLIAPQWVLTAAHCISSSMTYRVVLGKQDLSEDDEPGSVAVGVEKMIVHEKWNSFLIINDIALIKLAEEVQESDTIRAACLPDAGKILPNNYPCYVTGWGRIRTNGPLADVLQQALLPVVDYETCSQRDWWGSNVRTTMVCAGGDGVVSGCNGDSGGPLNCQRDDGIWEVEGIVSFGSGLSCNMIRKPTVFTRVSAYIDWINEKMSAN; encoded by the exons ATGGCATCGTGGGTGGGGGGCTGCCCACCAGCTCTGCGCCAGGAGGGACCTTGCCCATTTCCAGAGCAGGGCCAGGTGTCCCCGCCATGTCCCAGCACGGTGCCAGCACACAACGGGCAGATGTGGCCGTTCCCAGGTGGGACGCTGAGTGCGATAAGATGGGGCAATGAGGAGCTGAGGAGCCCCTGTGGCCCCAGCGTGGGACAGTCCCCACATGTCAGTGGCAGGCGGGGCCACTCCAAGGTCCCTGGCAGTCCGGACACCATAAGAGGGGTGAGCAGCCCCACCGCAGCACCTTTGGTCAGCACAACCATGCTGGGAGCCGTCTGTCTCGTCGTGCTGCTGGGCTACG CCTACGGATGCGGCCAGCCGGCCGTGCCGCCACAGCTGGGCGCCCGCGTGGTGGGCGGTGAAGACGCCGTAGCCCACAGCTGGCCATGGCAG ATCTCGCTGCAGTACAGCCGCTCTGGGTCTTGGTACCACACTTGTGGCGGGACCCTGATTGCCCCTCAGTGGGTGCTGACGGCTGCCCACTGCATCAG CTCTTCCATGACCTACCGTGTGGTGCTGGGCAAGCAGGACCTGAGTGAGGATGACGAGCCCGGTTCTGTGGCCGTGGGTGTGGAGAAGATGATCGTCCATGAGAAATGGAACTCCTTCCTCATCAT CAACGACATTGCCCTGATCAAGCTGGCAGAGGAGGTGCAGGAGAGTGACACCATCCGTGCCGCCTGCCTGCCGGACGCTGGCAAGATCCTGCCCAACAACTACCCCTGCTACGTCACCGGCTGGGGACGCATCAGGA CCAACGGGCCCCTGGCTGACGTCCtgcagcaggctctgctgcccGTGGTGGACTATGAGACCTGCTCCCAGAGGGACTGGTGGGGCAGCAACGTGCGCACCACCATGGTGTGCGCCGGCGGTGACGGCGTCGTCTCTGGATGCAAC GGCGATTCCGGCGGCCCCCTGAACTGCCAGCGCGACGATGGCATCTGGGAGGTGGAGGGCATCGTCAGCTTCGGCTCCGGCCTGAGCTGCAACATGATCAGGAAGCCGACGGTCTTCACCCGGGTGTCCGCCTACATCGACTGGATCAACGAG AAAATGAGTGCGAACTGA
- the LOC125337088 gene encoding chymotrypsin-C-like isoform X1, with translation MLGAVCLVVLLGYAYGCGQPAVPPQLRSRVVGGEDAVAHSWPWQISLQYSRSGSWYHTCGGTLIAPQWVLTAAHCISSSMTYRVVLGKQDLSEDDEPGSVAVGVEKMIIHEKWNSFLIINDIALIKLAEEVQESDTIRAACLPDAGKILPNNYPCYVTGWGRIRTNGPLADVLQQALLPVVDYETCSQRDWWGSNVDTTMVCAGGDGVVSGCNGDSGGPLNCQRDDGIWEVEGIVSFGSGLSCNMIRKPTVFTRVSAYIDWINEVGAPSSAPTQGLFLPH, from the exons ATGCTGGGAGCCGTCTGTCTCGTCGTGCTGCTGGGCTACG CCTACGGATGCGGCCAGCCGGCCGTGCCGCCACAGCTGCGCTCCCGCGTGGTGGGCGGTGAAGACGCCGTAGCACACAGCTGGCCATGGCAG ATCTCGCTGCAGTACAGCCGCTCTGGGTCTTGGTACCACACTTGTGGCGGGACCCTGATTGCCCCTCAGTGGGTGCTGACGGCTGCCCACTGCATCAG CTCTTCCATGACCTACCGTGTGGTGCTGGGCAAGCAGGACCTGAGTGAGGATGACGAGCCCGGTTCTGTGGCCGTGGGTGTGGAGAAGATGATCATCCATGAGAAATGGAACTCCTTCCTCATCAT CAACGACATTGCCCTGATCAAGCTGGCAGAGGAGGTGCAGGAGAGTGACACCATCCGTGCCGCCTGCCTGCCGGACGCTGGCAAGATCCTGCCCAACAACTACCCCTGCTACGTCACCGGCTGGGGACGCATCAGGA CCAACGGGCCCCTGGCTGACGTCCtgcagcaggctctgctgcccGTGGTGGACTATGAGACCTGCTCCCAGAGGGACTGGTGGGGCAGCAATGTGGACACCACCATGGTGTGCGCCGGCGGTGACGGCGTCGTCTCTGGATGCAAC GGCGATTCCGGCGGCCCCCTGAACTGCCAGCGTGATGATGGCATCTGGGAGGTGGAGGGCATCGTCAGCTTCGGCTCCGGCCTGAGCTGCAACATGATCAGGAAGCCGACGGTCTTCACCCGGGTGTCCGCCTACATCGACTGGATCAACGAGGTGGGTGCCCCTTCCTCTGCCCCCACACAGGGGCTGTTCTTGCCCCACTGA
- the LOC125337088 gene encoding chymotrypsin-C-like isoform X2, translating to MLGAVCLVVLLGYAYGCGQPAVPPQLRSRVVGGEDAVAHSWPWQISLQYSRSGSWYHTCGGTLIAPQWVLTAAHCISSSMTYRVVLGKQDLSEDDEPGSVAVGVEKMIIHEKWNSFLIINDIALIKLAEEVQESDTIRAACLPDAGKILPNNYPCYVTGWGRIRTNGPLADVLQQALLPVVDYETCSQRDWWGSNVDTTMVCAGGDGVVSGCNGDSGGPLNCQRDDGIWEVEGIVSFGSGLSCNMIRKPTVFTRVSAYIDWINEKMSAN from the exons ATGCTGGGAGCCGTCTGTCTCGTCGTGCTGCTGGGCTACG CCTACGGATGCGGCCAGCCGGCCGTGCCGCCACAGCTGCGCTCCCGCGTGGTGGGCGGTGAAGACGCCGTAGCACACAGCTGGCCATGGCAG ATCTCGCTGCAGTACAGCCGCTCTGGGTCTTGGTACCACACTTGTGGCGGGACCCTGATTGCCCCTCAGTGGGTGCTGACGGCTGCCCACTGCATCAG CTCTTCCATGACCTACCGTGTGGTGCTGGGCAAGCAGGACCTGAGTGAGGATGACGAGCCCGGTTCTGTGGCCGTGGGTGTGGAGAAGATGATCATCCATGAGAAATGGAACTCCTTCCTCATCAT CAACGACATTGCCCTGATCAAGCTGGCAGAGGAGGTGCAGGAGAGTGACACCATCCGTGCCGCCTGCCTGCCGGACGCTGGCAAGATCCTGCCCAACAACTACCCCTGCTACGTCACCGGCTGGGGACGCATCAGGA CCAACGGGCCCCTGGCTGACGTCCtgcagcaggctctgctgcccGTGGTGGACTATGAGACCTGCTCCCAGAGGGACTGGTGGGGCAGCAATGTGGACACCACCATGGTGTGCGCCGGCGGTGACGGCGTCGTCTCTGGATGCAAC GGCGATTCCGGCGGCCCCCTGAACTGCCAGCGTGATGATGGCATCTGGGAGGTGGAGGGCATCGTCAGCTTCGGCTCCGGCCTGAGCTGCAACATGATCAGGAAGCCGACGGTCTTCACCCGGGTGTCCGCCTACATCGACTGGATCAACGAG AAAATGAGTGCGAACTGA
- the LOC125336911 gene encoding chymotrypsin-C-like, translated as MLGAVCLIVLLGYAYGCGQPAVPPQLGARVVGGEDAVAHSWPWQISLQYSRSGSWYHTCGGTLIAPQWVLTAAHCISSSMTYRVVLGKQDLSEDDEPGSVAVGVEKMIVHEKWNSFLIINDIALIKLAEEVQESDTIRAACLPDAGKILPNNYPCYVTGWGRIRSKPGSPGGCPGGPQEGGVCAGCEV; from the exons ATGCTGGGAGCCGTCTGTCTCATCGTGCTGCTGGGCTACG CCTACGGATGCGGCCAGCCGGCCGTGCCGCCACAGCTGGGCGCCCGTGTGGTGGGCGGTGAAGACGCCGTAGCCCACAGCTGGCCATGGCAG ATCTCGCTGCAGTACAGCCGCTCTGGGTCTTGGTACCACACTTGTGGCGGGACCCTGATTGCCCCTCAGTGGGTGCTGACGGCTGCCCACTGCATCAG CTCTTCCATGACCTACCGTGTGGTGCTGGGCAAGCAGGACCTGAGTGAGGATGACGAGCCCGGTTCTGTGGCCGTGGGTGTGGAGAAGATGATCGTCCATGAGAAATGGAACTCCTTCCTCATCAT CAACGACATTGCCCTGATCAAGCTGGCAGAGGAGGTGCAGGAGAGTGACACCATCCGTGCCGCCTGCCTGCCGGACGCTGGCAAGATCCTGCCCAACAACTACCCCTGCTACGTCACCGGCTGGGGACGCATCAGGAGTAAGCCAGGGTCCCCAGGAGGGTGCCCAGGGGGTCCCCAGGAagggggtgtgtgtgcagggtGTGAGGTGTGA